A region from the Mya arenaria isolate MELC-2E11 chromosome 2, ASM2691426v1 genome encodes:
- the LOC128219658 gene encoding uncharacterized protein LOC128219658: MSDADEGEKAGCMKMRIVEYHNHKTLLGPCLISFSLPLLIPGVTLTVVGSVDNDVTFQAFGGWHIAGIVILTIALLLLLCGILLKCCFRPIISADIEKHLTPMHSRVTGSKNLGYEGESVEHLGAVLNNKVGHHDPAGSHRVVSTHDKKEVPNKSKNNSNIGNTDNKTSKPQVPVSSDNQRSRKDDVGTKPYNERAVDVGDELEENKRNRHTKKHRNDHPSTPIGHDGEVTSHPSGIITKVTASITAEAEASAHSSDPAENSSFIPEVKKKKKKKRKKRNSNLSSASVAQSLAEETEGKQTTGSRNELPVLRSPPNVQKQTDGTIEEKSEDALLTETRLKDEISHRSALVNEGESHHHSSHLHVHFPNTPEVTSRSPERDEIDV; this comes from the exons ATGAGTGACGCTGATGAGGGCGAGAAGGCAGGGTGTATGAAGATGCGGATCGTGGAGTACCATAACCACAAGACCCTCCTGGGCCCCTGCCTCATAAGCTTCAGTCTTCCCTTGCTGATTCCTGGTGTCACGCTTACTGTCGTCGGCTCAGTGGACAATGACGTCACGTTCCAAGCGTTCGGAGGATGGCACATTGCCGGCATTGTGATATTGACTATAGCTCTACTTCTCTTGCTTTGTGGCATCTTGCTAAAATGCTGCTTTAGACCAATTATTAGTGCAGACATCGAAAAACATTTGACTCCTATGCATTCTCGTGTCACTGGGAGTAAGAATCTTGGTTATGAAGGCGAGTCTGTGGAACATTTAGGTGCAGTGCTCAATAATAAAGTAGGCCACCACGATCCGGCCGGCTCACATCGAGTTGTTTCTACTCACGACAAGAAAGAAGTGccaaacaaaagtaaaaacaattccAACATAGGTAATACTGACAATAAGACTTCAAAACCCCAGGTACCAGTTTCTAGTGACAACCAGCGTTCTAGAAAGGATGACGTTGGAACAAAACCATACAACGAACGTGCAGTTGATGTTGGCGACGAGCTGGAAGAAAATAAACGTAATCGCCATACCAAGAAACATCGAAATGACCATCCTTCTACGCCGATTGGACATGATGGCGAAGTGACGTCACACCCCTCTGGTATCATTACAAAAGTGACGGCGTCGATTACTGCTGAAGCCGAGGCGTCGGCTCATTCCAGCGACCCGGCTGAAAACTCGTC TTTTATCCCGGAggtaaagaaaaagaaaaagaaaaaaagaaagaaacgcAATAGCAACCTTTCTAGCGCCTCAGTGGCCCAGAGTTTGGCGGAGGAAACTGAAGGGAAACAGACGACAGGGTCACGTAATGAACTTCCGGTGTTGCGCTCCCCTCCAAATGTCCAAAAGCAGACAGACGGCACTATAGAGGAGAAATCAGAGGATGCACTGTTGACAGAGACAAGATTGAAGGACGAAATAAGTCATAGGTCCGCGCTGGTTAACGAGGGGGAATCACATCACCACTCGTCACATCTCCATGTTCACTTCCCGAATACACCGGAAGTTACGTCACGTTCACCAGAACGCGATGAAATAGATGTGTGA